A window of the Motilibacter rhizosphaerae genome harbors these coding sequences:
- the nth gene encoding endonuclease III — MPSAAPSSAPPRTAPPVALVRRARKIDRLLAERYPDAHCELDFTSPLELLVATVLSAQTTDVRVNMVTPTLFARYPTARDLAGADRAELEGIIQSTGFFRQKAQSVLGLAQALVERYDGEVPARLEDLVTLPGVGRKTANVVLGNAFGIPGITVDTHVGRLSRRFGWTESEDPVVVEAEVGALFEKRGWTMLSHRLIFHGRRTCHAKKPACGACPVARLCPAYGTGETDSERAAKLVKDRVPADPAAPLGTLA; from the coding sequence GTGCCGTCGGCTGCCCCCTCCTCCGCGCCCCCGAGGACCGCCCCGCCCGTGGCCCTCGTGCGCCGGGCGCGCAAGATCGACCGCCTGCTCGCGGAGCGCTACCCCGACGCGCACTGCGAGCTCGACTTCACCAGCCCGCTGGAGCTGCTGGTCGCCACGGTGCTCTCCGCGCAGACGACCGACGTGCGGGTCAACATGGTGACCCCGACGCTGTTCGCGCGGTACCCGACGGCGCGCGACCTCGCGGGCGCCGACCGCGCGGAGCTCGAGGGCATCATCCAGTCCACCGGCTTCTTCCGGCAGAAGGCGCAGTCCGTGCTGGGGCTCGCGCAGGCGCTGGTGGAGCGCTACGACGGCGAGGTGCCGGCGCGCCTCGAGGACCTCGTGACGCTGCCCGGCGTCGGGCGCAAGACCGCCAACGTCGTGCTGGGCAACGCGTTCGGCATCCCGGGGATCACCGTGGACACGCACGTCGGGCGGCTGTCCCGGCGCTTCGGCTGGACCGAGTCGGAGGACCCGGTCGTCGTCGAGGCCGAGGTCGGGGCGCTGTTCGAGAAGCGCGGGTGGACCATGCTCAGCCACCGGCTGATCTTCCACGGCCGGCGCACCTGCCACGCGAAGAAGCCGGCGTGCGGGGCGTGCCCGGTCGCGCGGCTCTGCCCGGCGTACGGCACCGGGGAGACCGACTCCGAGCGCGCCGCGAAGCTGGTCAAGGACCGGGTGCCCGCCGACCCGGCAGCGCCGCTCGGCACGCTGGCCTGA
- a CDS encoding NUDIX hydrolase produces the protein MGQRTGEGGGPVVDALDRLVRTVRREDLSRHPVPSAGGRASAVLLLFGAVPGAPGAPGAPGAAGPDELDVLLLRRADGLRHHPGQVAFPGGALDPGEEPVACALREAREETGLDPAGVDVVGVLPALFLPPSGFVVTPVVAWWRRPGTVAPGDPAEVAAVARVPLARLLDPANRLRVRHPSNDYVGPAFRVDGTVVWGFTASVLASVLRLAGWERPWDETAPPLDSTTLDEPLELPAADPLPGSA, from the coding sequence GTGGGCCAGCGCACGGGGGAGGGGGGCGGCCCCGTCGTCGACGCGCTCGACCGGCTGGTGCGCACGGTGCGCCGCGAGGACCTGAGCCGGCACCCCGTGCCCTCGGCCGGCGGTCGCGCCTCGGCCGTGCTGCTGCTGTTCGGTGCGGTGCCCGGGGCGCCCGGCGCACCGGGCGCACCGGGCGCCGCCGGCCCCGACGAGCTCGACGTGCTGCTGCTGCGGCGCGCGGACGGCCTGCGCCACCACCCCGGGCAGGTCGCGTTCCCCGGCGGCGCGCTCGACCCGGGCGAGGAGCCGGTGGCGTGCGCGCTGCGCGAGGCCCGCGAGGAGACCGGGCTGGACCCTGCCGGCGTAGACGTGGTGGGGGTGCTGCCGGCGCTGTTCCTGCCGCCGAGCGGGTTCGTCGTCACCCCGGTGGTCGCCTGGTGGCGCCGCCCCGGCACCGTCGCCCCCGGCGACCCGGCCGAGGTCGCCGCGGTCGCGCGCGTGCCGCTCGCGCGGCTGCTGGACCCGGCCAACCGGCTGCGCGTGCGCCACCCGTCCAACGACTACGTCGGCCCGGCCTTCCGCGTCGACGGCACGGTCGTCTGGGGCTTCACCGCCTCGGTGCTGGCCTCGGTGCTGCGGCTCGCGGGCTGGGAGCGGCCGTGGGACGAGACCGCGCCGCCGCTCGACTCGACGACGCTCGACGAGCCGCTCGAGCTGCCGGCGGCGGACCCGCTGCCGGGCTCCGCGTGA
- a CDS encoding MarP family serine protease, which translates to MIVDVVLAVAAVSFALSGWRQGALVGAFGFAGFLAGGVGAMIATPKVVDRWSQGPLQVLVAAGIVLVAALLGQALLTALARRLRSVLVRGPLRWLDAGLGAALSVLGLVTISWFLATAARTSTVPEVSRQVSESRVLRAVDEVMPDASRSLFASFRGLLDEGQFPEVFGGLAPERILPVSPPDDDIVSTPAVARAAGSIVQVVGSAPSCDRRIEGSGFVYAEHHVLTNAHVVAGVRQPTVMIGGRGEAYPGTVVAFDARRDVAVIYVPGLPARARPLPLVAGAGRGDASVVAGFPRGGPYRLSAARVREQIRARGPDIYGKRQTTRDVLSLYATVQPGNSGGPLLTPKGGVAGVVFAKSVDDPKTGYALTVSEVSPVADRARALTTAVPTGACAD; encoded by the coding sequence GTGATCGTCGACGTCGTCCTCGCGGTCGCGGCCGTCTCCTTCGCCCTCTCCGGGTGGCGGCAGGGCGCGCTCGTCGGCGCGTTCGGCTTCGCCGGGTTCCTCGCCGGCGGGGTCGGCGCGATGATCGCGACCCCCAAGGTCGTCGACCGCTGGTCGCAGGGCCCGCTCCAGGTGCTGGTCGCCGCGGGCATCGTGCTCGTCGCGGCACTGCTCGGGCAGGCGCTGCTGACCGCCCTCGCCCGCCGCCTGCGCTCGGTGCTCGTGCGCGGGCCGCTGCGCTGGCTCGACGCCGGGCTGGGGGCGGCGCTGAGCGTCCTCGGGCTCGTCACCATCTCGTGGTTCCTCGCCACCGCCGCCCGCACCTCCACCGTCCCCGAGGTCTCCCGGCAGGTCAGCGAGTCCCGCGTGCTGCGCGCGGTCGACGAGGTGATGCCCGACGCCTCCCGCTCGCTGTTCGCGTCGTTCCGCGGCCTGCTCGACGAGGGGCAGTTCCCCGAGGTCTTCGGCGGCCTGGCGCCCGAGCGGATCCTGCCCGTGAGCCCGCCGGACGACGACATCGTCAGCACCCCCGCGGTCGCCCGGGCGGCCGGCAGCATCGTGCAGGTCGTCGGCTCGGCCCCGTCCTGCGACCGGCGCATCGAGGGCTCCGGGTTCGTCTACGCCGAGCACCACGTGCTCACCAACGCCCACGTCGTCGCCGGCGTGCGGCAGCCCACCGTCATGATCGGCGGGCGCGGCGAGGCCTACCCCGGGACGGTCGTCGCGTTCGACGCCCGCCGCGACGTGGCGGTCATCTACGTGCCCGGCCTGCCGGCGCGCGCCCGGCCGCTCCCGCTCGTCGCCGGCGCCGGGCGCGGGGACGCCAGCGTGGTCGCGGGCTTCCCGCGGGGCGGCCCGTACCGGCTGAGCGCGGCGCGCGTGCGCGAGCAGATCCGCGCGCGCGGCCCCGACATCTACGGCAAGCGGCAGACCACCCGCGACGTCCTCTCGCTCTACGCCACCGTCCAGCCGGGCAACTCGGGCGGCCCGCTGCTGACGCCCAAGGGCGGCGTCGCCGGCGTGGTGTTCGCGAAGTCGGTCGACGACCCGAAGACGGGCTACGCGCTGACGGTCAGCGAGGTCTCGCCGGTCGCCGACCGCGCCCGGGCGCTCACGACCGCCGTCCCGACGGGCGCCTGCGCCGACTGA
- a CDS encoding 3-methyladenine DNA glycosylase, protein MKPTTLPESEWRARRAAHEARVDAWLAPAEERARRGEKHPVEDFLFTYYSFRRSALRRWTPGAGVALEGATTGDLPSGIPDAAGHLRLPDPPERVRRTAAWVADLLQRTASRPGTFSCFGLHEWAMVHGSGPDEVRHAAVPLRLGARGTDQVVAELPLQCSHFDAFRFFTESARPLNSVQPSRESQGDLEQPGCLHANMDLYKWSYKLAPWTPSELVADCFALAREVRELDMRASPYDLADLGYAPVRIETAAGRAEYAAAQRRFAAAAAPLRQRLAEAALVIGAPPADA, encoded by the coding sequence ATGAAGCCCACGACCCTGCCCGAGTCCGAGTGGCGCGCCCGGCGTGCAGCGCACGAGGCGCGGGTCGACGCGTGGCTGGCCCCAGCCGAGGAGCGGGCCCGGCGGGGCGAGAAGCACCCGGTCGAGGACTTCCTCTTCACCTACTACTCCTTCCGCCGGTCGGCCCTGCGCCGGTGGACCCCGGGGGCGGGCGTCGCGCTCGAGGGCGCGACCACCGGCGACCTGCCGTCCGGGATCCCCGACGCAGCAGGGCATCTCCGGCTCCCCGACCCGCCCGAGCGCGTACGCCGTACGGCCGCGTGGGTCGCGGACCTGCTGCAGCGCACGGCTTCCCGGCCCGGGACGTTCTCCTGCTTCGGGCTGCACGAGTGGGCGATGGTGCACGGCAGCGGACCCGACGAGGTACGCCACGCGGCCGTCCCCCTGCGTCTCGGCGCACGCGGCACGGACCAGGTCGTCGCGGAGCTCCCGCTGCAGTGCAGTCACTTCGACGCCTTCCGCTTCTTCACCGAGTCCGCCCGGCCACTGAACTCCGTGCAGCCGAGCAGGGAGTCCCAGGGCGACCTCGAGCAGCCCGGATGCCTGCACGCGAACATGGACCTCTACAAGTGGTCCTACAAGCTCGCCCCGTGGACGCCGTCCGAGCTGGTGGCCGACTGCTTCGCGCTGGCCCGCGAGGTCCGCGAGCTCGACATGCGCGCCTCGCCGTACGACCTCGCGGACCTGGGCTACGCGCCGGTGCGCATCGAGACGGCCGCCGGCCGCGCGGAGTACGCCGCGGCCCAGCGCCGCTTCGCCGCTGCCGCAGCACCTCTGCGGCAGCGGCTGGCGGAGGCCGCGCTCGTCATCGGCGCGCCGCCGGCCGACGCCTGA
- a CDS encoding sensor histidine kinase: MNRLRSFGARTPLRVRLVAAMLALVAVALVVTDVGAYVALRQSLVHRVDDQMTTLRESIVRSAYASALRDRDANGDLPSQYYVQVNGPRGENEGTLAPVYGQSSLPDLPSVTIQEASQRAAQPFTVGSHHGGPDWRCQIFLWQDQPGYSFTVAYSLADIDGTLSRLRLIELVVSSVLLLLLGITGYALVRSSLRPLGEIELAAESVAAGDFSRRVRERDARTEVGRLGRAFNAMVGQVEQAFRARAQSEAEARTSEERMRRFVGDASHELRTPLTSIRGFAELYRQGAVSEPQDVRRVFGRIEDESRRMTGLVEDLLLLARLDQQRPLEQRPVDLAVLASDAVMDASATQPEREIDLQRLDFGGPVAVVGDEGRLRQVLANLVRNALVHTPASAPVHIRVGAVGGSAVLEVADEGPGIDPADAPKVFERFFRTDSSRSRDTGAVQGSGYGLGLSIVAAIVSAHRGRVGLETSPGHGAEFRVELPLAPS, encoded by the coding sequence GTGAACCGGCTGCGGTCCTTCGGCGCCCGTACGCCGCTGCGGGTCCGGCTGGTCGCCGCCATGCTCGCGCTCGTCGCAGTCGCGCTCGTCGTGACCGACGTGGGCGCGTACGTCGCGCTGCGCCAGTCGCTCGTGCACCGCGTGGACGACCAGATGACGACGCTGCGCGAGTCGATCGTGCGCTCGGCGTACGCCAGTGCCCTGCGTGACCGCGACGCGAACGGCGACCTGCCGAGCCAGTACTACGTCCAGGTCAACGGGCCCCGCGGCGAGAACGAGGGGACCCTCGCCCCCGTCTACGGACAGTCGTCGCTGCCCGACCTGCCGTCGGTCACGATCCAGGAGGCCTCGCAGCGCGCGGCGCAGCCGTTCACCGTCGGCTCGCACCACGGCGGACCCGACTGGCGCTGCCAGATCTTCCTGTGGCAGGACCAACCCGGCTACAGCTTCACGGTGGCCTACTCCCTCGCCGACATCGACGGCACGCTCTCACGGCTGCGGCTGATCGAGCTCGTCGTCAGCTCGGTGCTGCTGCTCCTCCTCGGCATCACGGGGTACGCGCTGGTGCGCTCCTCGCTCCGGCCCCTCGGCGAGATCGAGCTCGCGGCGGAGTCCGTGGCAGCAGGGGACTTCTCGCGGCGCGTGCGCGAGCGGGACGCGCGTACGGAGGTCGGGCGGCTGGGCCGGGCCTTCAACGCGATGGTCGGGCAGGTCGAGCAGGCGTTCCGCGCGCGGGCGCAGTCGGAGGCGGAGGCGCGCACCTCGGAGGAGCGGATGCGCCGCTTCGTCGGGGACGCGAGCCACGAGCTGCGCACGCCGCTGACCTCGATCCGCGGCTTCGCCGAGCTCTACCGGCAGGGCGCCGTCTCCGAGCCGCAGGACGTCAGGCGCGTGTTCGGCCGCATCGAGGACGAGTCGCGGCGGATGACCGGGCTGGTCGAGGACCTGCTGCTGCTCGCCCGGCTCGACCAGCAGCGCCCCCTCGAGCAGCGCCCGGTCGACCTCGCGGTGCTGGCCTCGGACGCGGTGATGGACGCCTCGGCGACCCAGCCCGAGCGCGAGATCGACCTGCAGCGCCTGGACTTCGGCGGTCCGGTTGCCGTCGTCGGTGACGAGGGCAGGCTGCGCCAGGTGCTCGCCAACCTCGTCCGCAACGCGCTCGTCCACACGCCCGCCAGCGCGCCGGTGCACATCCGCGTGGGCGCCGTCGGCGGCTCCGCCGTGCTCGAGGTCGCCGACGAGGGGCCCGGCATCGACCCGGCCGACGCCCCGAAGGTCTTCGAGCGCTTCTTCCGCACCGACAGCTCGCGCTCGCGCGACACCGGCGCCGTGCAGGGCAGCGGGTACGGCCTCGGCCTGTCCATCGTCGCCGCGATCGTCAGCGCGCACCGCGGCCGCGTGGGACTCGAGACCAGTCCCGGCCACGGCGCCGAGTTCCGCGTGGAGCTCCCGCTCGCCCCCTCCTGA
- a CDS encoding response regulator transcription factor has protein sequence MLGTGGGGGVSEARLLVVDDEPNIRELLSASLRFAGFEVEVAADGATALQMARSAPPDLLVLDVMMPGLDGLTVLRRLRELGVETPVLLLTARDATEDKVAGLNVGADDYITKPFSLEEVIARIRAVLRRSRDRQAAGASRHVLAFADVELDEDSHEVRKAGQLVPLSPTEFKLLRYFLQNPNRVLSKAQILDTVWQYDFGGDANVVESYVSYLRRKVDTTEPRLLHTVRGVGYVLRQPRT, from the coding sequence ATGCTGGGCACCGGAGGAGGAGGCGGCGTGAGCGAGGCACGGCTGCTCGTCGTGGACGACGAGCCGAACATCCGCGAGCTGCTGTCCGCGAGCCTGCGCTTCGCGGGGTTCGAGGTCGAGGTCGCCGCCGACGGCGCGACCGCCCTGCAGATGGCGCGCTCCGCCCCGCCCGACCTGCTCGTCCTCGACGTCATGATGCCGGGGCTCGACGGGCTCACCGTGCTGCGCCGGCTGCGCGAGCTCGGCGTCGAGACACCGGTGCTGCTGCTCACGGCGCGCGACGCCACCGAGGACAAGGTCGCCGGGCTCAACGTCGGCGCCGACGACTACATCACCAAGCCGTTCAGCCTCGAGGAGGTCATCGCGCGGATCCGCGCGGTGCTGCGCCGCAGCCGCGACCGCCAGGCCGCGGGGGCGAGCCGGCACGTGCTGGCCTTCGCGGACGTCGAGCTCGACGAGGACTCGCACGAGGTGCGCAAGGCGGGCCAGCTGGTGCCGCTGTCGCCCACGGAGTTCAAGCTGCTGCGCTACTTCCTGCAGAACCCCAACCGCGTGCTGTCGAAGGCGCAGATCCTCGACACCGTCTGGCAGTACGACTTCGGCGGTGACGCCAACGTCGTCGAGTCCTACGTCTCCTACCTGCGCCGCAAGGTCGACACCACCGAGCCGCGGCTGCTCCACACCGTCCGCGGCGTGGGCTACGTGCTGCGCCAGCCGCGGACGTGA
- a CDS encoding trypsin-like peptidase domain-containing protein — protein MDEHPTQPNQPNDPQHPGTPSQGVWWVGADGTTAPHQPVQPQSPQPAPQQPERPAEQTQPQPWSQPQHGQPQYGPSQQPVGPHAPYGAYPATPYAPAGDATSVYAFPAASPSAERRSGGASWARRGAAAAVLALVAVGSGTAGAAIAGHDSRSSSASPAAVATAAPAAATAPVQSLAKVAAAVTPSVVSVGFTSSQGSGEGSGVILTADGQILTNNHVVAAAAGGGSLTVKFADGKSATATILGRDPSTDLAVIKAQGVSGLTPATLGSSSSLHVGDTVLAIGNPLGLEGSVSAGIVSALHRSVDIPAEEEQQSPQQMFPGFGGGSGSDGSGGSGSGGSSSSSSGTVLKNAIQTDAAVNPGNSGGALVDAAGRVVGINSAIASLSSGSGQSGSIGVGFAIPIDTAKVIAAELAKGQTVQHPVLGVTITDATGGSAGAQIGTVVSGGGADKAGLKAGDVITAVDGSAVRDAEGLQAAISGHQPGQSVSVTYTRGGSSSTTTVTLGSS, from the coding sequence ATGGACGAGCACCCCACCCAGCCCAACCAGCCGAACGACCCGCAGCACCCGGGTACGCCGAGCCAGGGTGTCTGGTGGGTCGGCGCCGACGGGACGACCGCGCCCCACCAGCCCGTGCAGCCGCAATCCCCGCAGCCGGCGCCGCAGCAGCCCGAGCGCCCGGCCGAGCAGACTCAGCCGCAGCCCTGGTCCCAGCCGCAGCACGGCCAGCCCCAGTACGGCCCGTCCCAGCAGCCGGTCGGCCCGCACGCGCCGTACGGCGCCTACCCCGCCACGCCGTACGCGCCGGCGGGCGACGCGACCTCGGTCTACGCGTTCCCTGCCGCGTCGCCCTCCGCCGAGCGCCGCAGCGGCGGCGCGAGCTGGGCGCGCCGCGGTGCGGCCGCCGCCGTGCTCGCGCTGGTCGCGGTGGGCAGCGGCACGGCGGGCGCCGCGATCGCGGGCCACGACAGCCGCTCGAGCAGCGCCTCCCCCGCCGCAGTCGCCACCGCCGCGCCCGCCGCGGCCACCGCCCCTGTGCAGTCGCTCGCGAAGGTCGCCGCTGCGGTCACGCCGAGCGTCGTGTCGGTGGGCTTCACGTCGAGCCAGGGCTCCGGCGAGGGCTCCGGCGTCATCCTCACCGCCGACGGCCAGATCCTCACCAACAACCACGTCGTGGCCGCGGCCGCGGGCGGTGGCTCGCTCACGGTGAAGTTCGCCGACGGGAAGAGCGCGACCGCGACCATCCTCGGCCGGGACCCCTCGACGGACCTCGCGGTCATCAAGGCGCAGGGCGTCAGCGGCCTCACGCCCGCCACGCTCGGCTCCAGCAGCAGCCTGCACGTCGGCGACACCGTCCTCGCGATCGGCAACCCGCTGGGGCTGGAGGGCTCGGTCTCGGCGGGCATCGTCAGCGCGCTGCACCGCAGCGTCGACATCCCGGCCGAGGAGGAGCAGCAGTCGCCGCAGCAGATGTTCCCCGGCTTCGGGGGCGGCTCGGGCAGCGACGGGAGCGGTGGTTCGGGCTCCGGCGGCTCCAGCAGCAGCAGCAGCGGTACGGTGCTGAAGAACGCGATCCAGACCGACGCGGCCGTCAACCCGGGCAACTCGGGCGGTGCGCTCGTCGACGCCGCCGGCCGCGTGGTCGGCATCAACAGTGCGATCGCCTCGCTGTCCAGCGGCAGCGGCCAGTCGGGCAGCATCGGCGTCGGCTTCGCGATCCCCATCGACACGGCCAAGGTCATCGCCGCCGAGCTCGCGAAGGGCCAGACCGTCCAGCACCCGGTGCTCGGGGTGACCATCACCGACGCGACCGGCGGCAGCGCCGGCGCCCAGATCGGCACCGTCGTCAGCGGCGGCGGCGCCGACAAGGCCGGGCTCAAGGCCGGCGACGTCATCACCGCCGTCGACGGCTCGGCGGTGCGTGACGCCGAGGGCCTGCAGGCCGCCATCTCCGGCCACCAGCCGGGCCAGTCCGTCAGCGTGACCTACACGCGCGGCGGGTCCAGCAGCACGACCACCGTCACGCTCGGCTCCAGCTGA
- a CDS encoding MFS transporter, translating into MRVLDRVRHVALDVRPLSVAPYRRLWAAEAVSSIGVQLTAVAVSVQVYDITGRSFWVGVLGAVGLVPLVLLGLFGGALADALDRRKLVLVSATCGWLCTIGLLLNDLTGLDSLPLLLLLVAVQSGAFAVSQPTLGAIIPRLLPPDLVPSANTLAFTTFNLSSVTGPLLASLLLSVGSYRLAYAGDALLFTVMLYAVVRLPAIPPAHDVASPGWRSVVEGLRFIATRPVLLLSFGVDIIAMVLAMPRAMFPQAAHDWFGAQQDAGWLYASIALGAVLGGLSSGWIGRVRRQGVALVTAVVCWGLAVAAAGLARQLWVAVLLLAVAGSADLVSAVYRQTILQVYAPDEMRGRMQGVFTVVVAGGPRLGDLRAGASVGLVGLGGAWVGGGLACAVLVVVLALAFPALLAYSAVARGSASDSVAE; encoded by the coding sequence GTGAGGGTGCTGGACCGGGTGCGCCACGTCGCCCTCGACGTGCGGCCGCTCTCGGTCGCGCCGTACCGCCGGCTCTGGGCCGCGGAGGCGGTCTCCTCGATCGGCGTGCAGCTCACCGCCGTCGCCGTGTCGGTGCAGGTCTACGACATCACCGGGCGCTCGTTCTGGGTCGGCGTGCTCGGGGCTGTCGGCCTCGTGCCGCTCGTCCTGCTCGGGCTGTTCGGCGGCGCGCTCGCCGACGCGCTCGACCGGCGCAAGCTGGTCCTCGTCTCGGCGACCTGCGGCTGGCTGTGCACGATCGGCCTGCTGCTCAACGACCTCACCGGGCTCGACTCGCTGCCGCTGCTGCTCCTGCTCGTGGCGGTCCAGTCCGGGGCGTTCGCGGTGTCCCAGCCGACGCTCGGCGCGATCATCCCGCGGCTCCTGCCGCCTGACCTCGTGCCGTCGGCGAACACCCTGGCGTTCACGACCTTCAACCTCTCGAGCGTCACCGGGCCGCTGCTCGCGAGCCTGCTGCTCAGCGTCGGGAGCTACCGGCTCGCCTACGCCGGCGACGCGCTGCTCTTCACCGTGATGCTGTACGCCGTGGTGCGGCTCCCGGCCATCCCGCCCGCGCACGACGTCGCCAGCCCCGGGTGGCGCAGCGTCGTCGAGGGGCTGCGCTTCATCGCGACCCGGCCCGTGCTGCTGCTGAGCTTCGGTGTCGACATCATCGCGATGGTGCTGGCGATGCCGCGCGCGATGTTCCCGCAGGCGGCCCACGACTGGTTCGGGGCCCAGCAGGACGCGGGGTGGCTCTACGCCTCCATCGCGCTCGGGGCGGTGCTCGGGGGCCTGTCCTCGGGATGGATCGGGCGCGTACGCCGGCAGGGCGTCGCGCTCGTCACCGCGGTCGTCTGCTGGGGCCTGGCGGTGGCGGCCGCGGGGCTGGCCCGCCAGCTGTGGGTCGCGGTCCTGCTGCTGGCGGTCGCGGGCTCGGCCGACCTCGTCTCCGCGGTCTACCGGCAGACGATCCTCCAGGTCTACGCCCCGGACGAGATGCGCGGCCGCATGCAGGGCGTGTTCACGGTGGTCGTCGCGGGCGGCCCGCGGCTGGGCGACCTGCGCGCGGGGGCGAGCGTCGGGCTCGTCGGGCTCGGCGGCGCCTGGGTCGGGGGCGGGCTCGCCTGCGCGGTGCTCGTCGTCGTGCTCGCGCTCGCGTTCCCCGCGCTGCTGGCCTACTCAGCGGTTGCCCGCGGAAGCGCTTCGGATAGCGTGGCGGAGTGA
- a CDS encoding FAD-binding protein: MSERLTNWAGNVVFEPERYVRPTSVEQLQEVVAAAPVVRVLGSGHSFNTVADTTGLLVNVEDLPREVSVDAAAGTARVSAGARFGDLFAPLAEAGVALHNTGSLPHISVAGACATGTHGSGNALGNLASAVVGLELVAPDGTLRTVRAGDADFAGSVISLGLLGVVTAMALRVQPAYEIRQFVYDDVPFASYVEAFDEAHSSAYSVSGFLTWRSDHMHTIWRKQLVDAPAGPAEWLGGRLADGERHPIPGIPGEVCTPQQGVPGPWHARLPHFRMEFTPSAGDEIQTEYLLPYEDAVPALQALSAVRDRIGPAVQISEIRTIDGDEQWLSTAHGRRSVALHFTWVSDWSVTEPAVRAVEEALEPFPARPHWGKVFTMERDRVRAQYPRLGEFEELVGRSDPTGKFANEFVRRYFSF, translated from the coding sequence GTGAGCGAGCGGCTGACCAACTGGGCAGGCAACGTCGTCTTCGAGCCGGAGCGCTACGTCCGCCCCACCTCGGTGGAGCAGCTGCAGGAGGTGGTCGCCGCCGCGCCGGTCGTCCGCGTCCTCGGCTCCGGGCACTCGTTCAACACGGTGGCGGACACGACCGGCCTGCTCGTCAACGTCGAGGACCTCCCGCGCGAGGTGTCCGTCGACGCGGCCGCCGGGACGGCGCGGGTCAGCGCGGGTGCCCGCTTCGGTGACCTGTTCGCGCCGCTGGCCGAGGCCGGGGTGGCCCTGCACAACACCGGCTCCCTGCCGCACATCTCGGTCGCCGGTGCGTGCGCCACGGGCACCCACGGGTCGGGCAACGCGCTGGGCAACCTCGCCTCCGCGGTCGTCGGCCTCGAGCTCGTCGCCCCGGACGGGACGCTGCGCACGGTCCGCGCCGGTGACGCGGACTTCGCCGGTTCGGTCATCTCGCTCGGGCTCCTCGGCGTGGTGACGGCGATGGCGCTGAGGGTCCAGCCGGCGTACGAGATCCGGCAGTTCGTCTACGACGACGTGCCGTTCGCGTCCTACGTCGAGGCGTTCGACGAGGCGCACAGCAGCGCGTACAGCGTGAGCGGGTTCCTCACCTGGCGCTCCGACCACATGCACACGATCTGGCGCAAGCAGCTGGTCGACGCGCCCGCCGGTCCCGCCGAGTGGCTCGGCGGCCGGCTCGCCGACGGTGAGCGCCACCCGATCCCGGGGATCCCCGGCGAGGTGTGCACACCGCAGCAGGGCGTCCCGGGGCCGTGGCACGCGCGTCTCCCGCACTTCCGCATGGAGTTCACGCCGAGCGCGGGCGACGAGATCCAGACCGAGTACCTCCTCCCCTACGAGGACGCCGTCCCCGCGCTGCAGGCGCTCTCCGCGGTGCGCGACCGCATCGGGCCCGCGGTGCAGATCTCCGAGATCCGGACGATCGACGGGGACGAGCAGTGGCTCAGCACGGCGCACGGCCGGCGCTCGGTGGCCCTGCACTTCACCTGGGTCTCCGACTGGTCGGTGACCGAGCCCGCCGTACGCGCCGTCGAGGAGGCCCTCGAGCCGTTCCCGGCGCGCCCGCACTGGGGCAAGGTGTTCACGATGGAGCGCGACCGGGTGCGGGCGCAGTACCCGCGGCTGGGGGAGTTCGAGGAGCTCGTGGGGCGCAGCGACCCGACGGGGAAGTTCGCGAACGAGTTCGTCCGCCGCTACTTCTCCTTCTGA
- a CDS encoding response regulator, translated as MISVLVADDQALVRAGFRVLLETQDDLRVVAEAQDGAEAVSLARQHRPDVVLMDIRMPVLDGLEATRRVVAEPDPPKVLVLTTFDGDAYVYDALKAGASGFLLKSVPPEQLLHGIRSCAAGDALLAPVVTRRLIEQFVNRLPPGRTAPQLEVLTARELDILREVARGHSNAEIAAELYLSEATVKTHVSRVLQKLGLRDRAQAVVVAYETGVVTAGGG; from the coding sequence GTGATCTCCGTCCTCGTCGCCGACGACCAGGCCCTCGTCCGGGCCGGCTTCCGCGTCCTCCTCGAGACCCAGGACGACCTGCGGGTGGTCGCGGAGGCCCAGGACGGAGCCGAGGCTGTGAGCCTCGCCCGGCAGCACCGACCCGATGTCGTCCTCATGGACATCCGCATGCCCGTGCTCGACGGACTGGAGGCCACCCGGCGGGTGGTCGCCGAGCCGGACCCTCCGAAGGTGCTGGTGCTGACGACGTTCGACGGTGACGCCTACGTCTACGACGCGCTGAAGGCCGGCGCGAGCGGCTTCCTGCTCAAGAGCGTCCCACCCGAGCAGTTGCTGCACGGCATACGGTCCTGTGCTGCCGGCGACGCGCTCCTCGCTCCGGTGGTGACCCGGCGGCTGATCGAGCAGTTCGTGAACCGGCTGCCCCCGGGGCGGACCGCGCCCCAGCTCGAGGTCCTGACCGCGAGGGAGCTCGACATCCTGCGGGAGGTGGCCCGCGGCCACTCCAACGCGGAGATCGCCGCCGAGCTCTACCTCTCCGAGGCGACGGTGAAGACGCACGTGAGCCGCGTCCTGCAGAAGCTCGGGCTACGGGACCGCGCGCAGGCCGTGGTCGTCGCGTACGAGACCGGCGTGGTCACCGCCGGGGGCGGCTGA